The DNA window GACGTCGCCGGCGGTGCCGATGGTGGTGTATTCCTGCCCTTCGATCCGCATAATGGTGACGTCGAACGTACCGCCGCCCAGGTCGTAGACCAGCACGGTTTCCGCCTGGGTGGCGATGCCGGTCTGATCGATGAAGCCCTTCTGCACGCCGTAACTAATGGCGGCGGCGGTCGGTTCATTGATAATGTCGAGCACGTCCAGTCCGGCCAGGCGACCGGCGTCCTGGGTTGCTTTCCGGCGCGGCTCGTTAAAGTAGGCCGGAACCGTAATCACGACTTTGCGGAACGGGCCCAGTTTCAACTCGGCGTCGCTTTTGAGTTTTTTCAGGATCAGCGCCTGGATCACCTCAGGCGGCAGATGTTTTTCGCCGATCGCTTTGTGGAACTCCCTTTCGCCCATATCGCGTTTGGCGAACTGGGCGGTCAGCTCCGGTTCAAACTCGGCCGCTTTGACCGCTTCCTTGCCGACGACCACATGCGACTTGTCGAAGAACACCACGCTGGGCGTCGTCAGATCGCCTTCGCTGTTCAGCAGCGTCCAGGGACGGCCTTCGGTATCCAGATGGGCCACGACCGAATACGTGGTGCCCAGGTCAATCCCGACCGCGAGCGTACTGCCGACCTCCGTGTCCTCGGTCAGCGTGGACGCCGGATCAGACGCCGCTTGTTCCTCCGCCTCGGCGACCTCTTCGATCTCGGCGACTTCTTCGATCTCCGCGACTTCTTCGATCTCCGCGACTTCTTCGATCTCGGCGACTTCTTCGATCTCCGCGACTTCTTCGATCTCCGCGACTTCTTCGATCTCCGCGACTTCTTCGATCTCCGCGACTTCTTCGATCTCCGCGACTTCTTCGATCTCCGCGACTTCTTCGATCTCCGCGACTTCCTCGATCTCGGCGACTTCCTCGATCTCGGCGACTTCCTCGATCTCCGCGACTTCCTCGATCTCCGCGACTTCTTCAACAGGAGGGCCGACCTGATCGATTGGCGGTTCTACGGGAACCGCGACGGCGGGCGGCGGGCCGATAGCCCGTGGCGGGGCGGCAGCAGGCACGGCCCGGGGGGCCGGATTGCGCGGGGCGGCCGGTATCGCTTCGGCAACGGGACCGACCTGGTCGATCGGCGGCGGCTGCAGATCGGCGGCGGCTTCGACTTCCTCGATTTCTTCGATCTCTTCAAAGTCTTCGAGTTCTTCCACCTCTTCGACGACTTCCTCCACCGCTTCGGCGGCCGACTCTTCGACCTCTTCGATCGGCTCGAAATCCTGCACTTCTTCGATATCTTCGACCTCTTCGAACGTGTGCGACTCTACCACCGCCGGGGAAGGTGCGGCGGCGGATGACGACGGGCTGACCGGGGTCGGCGTATGCTTTTCGCGCGCTTTGAGAATCTGCGTGATCGACGCGGCGTGTCCCGCATGCCAGGCAGGATCGGCGTTGGCCAGCAGCCATTCGCCCAGGAAATACGCGGCGTCCCGGGCGCTGGCGTAGCGGCGGTCGGGCGACTTGGCGGTCAGGTTATCGACGATCTCCTGCAAAGAAGCGGGAATCTCGGGCCGCTTTTCGGCCAACCGCGGCAGCGGGTTGTTCTGGTGCTGTTTCAATCGCTGGGCCGGCGAAACCCCGCCAAAGGGCGCATCGCCCGCCAGCAGAAAGTAAAGCGTGCAGCCCAGGCTGTACAGGTCGGCCCGATGGTCGATGTTGTGGCTGTCGCGGGCCTGTTCCGGCGCCAGGTAATCGACGGTGCCCAGCATGTTGTCGTCGTTGAGTTTGGTCAGCGGCTCGCCGTTCTCGTCGTTCAGCGTACGCACCAGCCCCAGGTCAAGGATTTTGACCACGCCATGCTTGTTGACCAGCAGGTTGCCCGGTTTGATATCGCGATGCACCAGTTCGTTTTCATGCGCATGGTGCAGGCCGTTAGCCGCCTGGCGCATGTAGTCGACCGCATCGCTGGCGTTAATCCGTCCCTTGTCGTCGACAATCTGCTGCAGGCTTTTGCCGACCACGTATTCCATGACGAAGTAATAAACGGGCGAGCCGGTCGATTCATCGGTGTCAAAGTCGTGCGCCCTGACAATGTTGGGGTGGTTGAGCGAGGCGACGGCCTGCACTTCGCGCATGAAGCGGGCGAGGTTCGAGGAGACGCCCATTTCCGACGCGGGCATCACCTTGATCGCGCACTGTTGGCCCATCAGCTCGTGCTGCGCCAGAAAGACGCGGCTCATGCCGCCGCGGCCGAGCAGTTTCAGCACCCGATATTTGCCGAGGAAGAAGCCCCGATGCTTGCCCAGCAGCAACTGATCGGCCTGCCAGCGGGTGACGATCCGCTGGCGCACCATCGCTTCGGCCACGGCGTCGGCCGAACCGCTGTCCAGCAGTTCCGGCGGCAGTCCGCTTTTGAAGTCCTCGAGCTTTTTTGGCGGCACCAGCCGGCTGCGGTTGGCGACGTCAAAGAACTGGTTTAAAGGGATCGGAGCCGACATAGATCTTCTATACGAAATGGAATTAAGTTACCGATATTATTCAGTATAACTGCCCTGCGCCGGCGGCCAACAAAGAGCCGTCAGGTTCTCCTCGCGGTTCTCCAACCGGTCAGGCTTCGGCGGCGATTTCTTTTTCCACCACCTGGCGGTCAATCACCGCGGCGCCGACCGAATCGCCAAACACATTTACAGTAGTTCGCAGGCGGTCAAGAAACCAGTCGATGGCCAAAATGGCGCCAATTCCTTCCAGCGGCAGGCCGACCGCCTGCAGAACCATTACCATCGTAATCAAGCCGGCTTCGGGTATCCCGGCGGCGCCTACGGCGGCCAGCGTCGCCGTCAGCACAATTACCAGGAGTTTTCCGGCCGAAAGCACAATCCCCAGCGACTGGGCGATAAAAATCACCGCCACTGCCTCGTACAGCGCGGTGCCGTCCATATTGACGGTCGCCCCCAGCGGCAGCACAAAACTGGTGCTGCGGCGGGACACCCCGTTATTCTCTTCCGCGCATTCCATCGTCACCGGCAACGAAGCCGACGAACTGGCCGTACTGACGGCCGTCAGCAGCGCCCGCGACATGCCCAGCGTGTACTGCAGAGGGTTCCGTCCGGTCAGCAGCCACAGCAGCAGGCAGAGCACGGCCGCATGCACCAGCAGGCCAATTACGACCGTCGCCACGTACCAGCCAATACGGCCCAGCTCCGCCGCGAACGCCTCGCCGCCGCCGTTCTTGGCGATGTTCCAGGCGACCAGCCCAAAAATGCCAATCGGGGCCAGCCACATGACCAGATGCACCATTTTCATGATGGCCGCATTGGCCGCATCAAAAAAATCAATCGCCACCTGGCCCTTTTCGCCGATGGTGGTCAGCATGCCGCCAAACACAATCGCAAACACGATCAACGCCAGCACATTCGTCGAGGCGGCCGCCTGGATCAGGTTCTTCGGAAACATCCCCGCGCCGGCGTTATCGGGCCCTTCCTTGCCGCGGAACACATCCAGCAGGGTGTCCAGCACGCCCGTATCCCGCTTGGCTTCGACATTCTCCGTGACATAGGCGAACGTGCTGTCGGACACTTCTCCCGGCCGGATCAGCAGCACCAGAATCAGCCCCAGCACCACGGCCAGACCGGTCGTGCAGAAATAGAACAGAATCGTGCCGCCGCCCATGCGTCCCATATTGCGGACGTCGCCGAGCGAAGTCACGCCGCAGATCATGCTGGTCACAACGAGCGGAATCACCAGCAAGGTGAGCAGACGCAGGAAAATCTCGCCGGCAAACTGGATCATCTTGGCGGCCGTTTCCGTCCACCACATGCGGCTGGCATAGCTGGCGTCCTGCTGGGCCAAGCCGTTGCGGCCCATTTTATCGGCGTGCGTCTGGGCCAGCTCCTGGACTTCGACCAGCCGGGCCTGCACCACCGGAATCTGCAGCCGCAGCTCTTTGGCCAGCTCCGCCTGCTGGGCTGCATCCTCGCCGCCGGCGGCCGCTTTGGCTTCTGCCTCTTCGGCGTACTTGTTTTTCTGCACGATCGTTTTTTCGAGCTTGTCGATTTCCTCCGTCGGCCCCCCGGTGGCGACCCACATGCTCTCGCCGCCAAAAACTCCGACCAGGGCGCCGAGCACGATCCCGACGACAATGGCGATCAGGCCGCCCATGCCGGCGGTCGCCTTGGACTCGGTAGCTGCTGCGGGTTCCGCCGGCTTTAGTTCCTTGGCCGCCATGAAATGGGTTCCTTGCTGGTTGGCCGACAGACTGGGTTTCGAAGAGAAAGTCTAAGATAGGCCGTTTTTTGCCCGGAAGAAAGGCGAGTTCGCCCGTTCACGTCGCCTGGGGCGGACCGATTCCCCTTGGGCCGCCGGAGATTCTCTCGAAATGAGAAGGCCAATCGGTTACCATACAAGGGTTGATCGAACTCCCGCCCTGCGTGCTGTCGCAGTTCGTCCGCCGTCTCACTCCGCCGTTTCCAAAGACCTGCTGATGAATGGCTTGCTCGTTAAGTATTGCGTCTGTCTGTTGCTGCTGGCAGCGGTCGCTCCCCTGGCGGCCGCCGAACCCACGACGGCCGAGCTTGATTTTTTCGAGGCCGAAATCCGGCCGGTCCTGGTCAAGCACTGTTATGAGTGCCATTCCCGCGACGCCAAAAACATTCGCGGCGGTCTGCTGCTGGATACCCGGGCCGGCATTCGCCAGGGCGGAGAAAGCGGTCCCGCCATCGTGCCGGGCAAACCGGAAGAAGGGGAGCTGCTCGCTTCGCTCCGCTATGAAACGTTCGAAATGCCCCCTCGGGGAAAGCTGAACGAAAAAACGATCGCCGCTTTTGAACAATGGATCCGCTCCGGCGCCGCCGACCCGCGCGAGGGCGAAGCCAAAGTCGCCGCGGCGCCCAAAATCGACATCGCCGCCGCCCGCCAGCGCTGGGCGTTCCAGAAACCGCAGCGTCACCCGGCCCCCGCCGTCAGACAGAATGCCTGGCCGCGGACCG is part of the Lignipirellula cremea genome and encodes:
- a CDS encoding Hsp70 family protein, whose translation is MSAPIPLNQFFDVANRSRLVPPKKLEDFKSGLPPELLDSGSADAVAEAMVRQRIVTRWQADQLLLGKHRGFFLGKYRVLKLLGRGGMSRVFLAQHELMGQQCAIKVMPASEMGVSSNLARFMREVQAVASLNHPNIVRAHDFDTDESTGSPVYYFVMEYVVGKSLQQIVDDKGRINASDAVDYMRQAANGLHHAHENELVHRDIKPGNLLVNKHGVVKILDLGLVRTLNDENGEPLTKLNDDNMLGTVDYLAPEQARDSHNIDHRADLYSLGCTLYFLLAGDAPFGGVSPAQRLKQHQNNPLPRLAEKRPEIPASLQEIVDNLTAKSPDRRYASARDAAYFLGEWLLANADPAWHAGHAASITQILKAREKHTPTPVSPSSSAAAPSPAVVESHTFEEVEDIEEVQDFEPIEEVEESAAEAVEEVVEEVEELEDFEEIEEIEEVEAAADLQPPPIDQVGPVAEAIPAAPRNPAPRAVPAAAPPRAIGPPPAVAVPVEPPIDQVGPPVEEVAEIEEVAEIEEVAEIEEVAEIEEVAEIEEVAEIEEVAEIEEVAEIEEVAEIEEVAEIEEVAEIEEVAEIEEVAEIEEVAEIEEVAEIEEVAEAEEQAASDPASTLTEDTEVGSTLAVGIDLGTTYSVVAHLDTEGRPWTLLNSEGDLTTPSVVFFDKSHVVVGKEAVKAAEFEPELTAQFAKRDMGEREFHKAIGEKHLPPEVIQALILKKLKSDAELKLGPFRKVVITVPAYFNEPRRKATQDAGRLAGLDVLDIINEPTAAAISYGVQKGFIDQTGIATQAETVLVYDLGGGTFDVTIMRIEGQEYTTIGTAGDVQLGGIDWDERVVDFVSEAFQDKFDVDPRQDPCALQTLLGEARDAKHTLSARESTTIMFAHEGQRLRTELTRAEFEERTGDLLDRTMLTISKAMREANIAWTEISRLLLVGGSSRMPMVKEALESASGLQVDRSLSPDEAVAQGAAIFAGLLLRQGGIAERGMAVTNVNSHDLGVLATDPKTGLKRRKVLIPRNTSLPATGKARFVTQHDNQRKVVVNVIEGGDASGNHATEIGRCVVSQLPPNLPARTPVFVRFQYADNGRLTVEANLEGVNRKERMTIERASGLDDDQIRSWEKRINDGALL
- a CDS encoding dicarboxylate/amino acid:cation symporter, producing MAAKELKPAEPAAATESKATAGMGGLIAIVVGIVLGALVGVFGGESMWVATGGPTEEIDKLEKTIVQKNKYAEEAEAKAAAGGEDAAQQAELAKELRLQIPVVQARLVEVQELAQTHADKMGRNGLAQQDASYASRMWWTETAAKMIQFAGEIFLRLLTLLVIPLVVTSMICGVTSLGDVRNMGRMGGGTILFYFCTTGLAVVLGLILVLLIRPGEVSDSTFAYVTENVEAKRDTGVLDTLLDVFRGKEGPDNAGAGMFPKNLIQAAASTNVLALIVFAIVFGGMLTTIGEKGQVAIDFFDAANAAIMKMVHLVMWLAPIGIFGLVAWNIAKNGGGEAFAAELGRIGWYVATVVIGLLVHAAVLCLLLWLLTGRNPLQYTLGMSRALLTAVSTASSSASLPVTMECAEENNGVSRRSTSFVLPLGATVNMDGTALYEAVAVIFIAQSLGIVLSAGKLLVIVLTATLAAVGAAGIPEAGLITMVMVLQAVGLPLEGIGAILAIDWFLDRLRTTVNVFGDSVGAAVIDRQVVEKEIAAEA